In the genome of Natronorubrum daqingense, the window GAGTACCACGGCACGGTCTTCGAGGAACACTGGGGCGAGTACGACTGCTTCATCGGGCTGATGGCCTCGGGGATCGCGATGCGAAAGACGGCCCACCTGCTCGACGACAAGTGGGAGGACCCCGCGATCTGCGTCGTCGACGAGGAACTCACGTGGGCGATTCCGATCACGGGCGGCCACCACGGCGCGAATCAGGTCGCACAGGATCTGGCGACGATGGGCGCCGTTCCGGCGATGACCACCGCGAGCGAGGCCGCGGGCAAGCAGGGCGTCGAGTCCCGCGCGAAGGCGATGGACACCCACGTCGTCAACGGCGACTCGACAGTGAAGACGAACCTCGCCGTACTGGACGATAATCTGGGTCCCGTCGAGCGACTCGAGGGCCCGAAGGCCGTCCTCGTCGGCGACGACGTGACTGTCCTCAAGCGAAATAAAGCAGACGGGATCGTCATCGGCACCGGCAGCGTCTCCGGCGCGAGCAAAGAGTCCTTTATCGCCGCGTGGAAGGAGGCCCTCGAGCAAACAGAGTACGACCTCTCGGACGTTGAATTCGTCGGCACCGCGACCCGAAAGGAGGACGAGGAGGGTCTCCTCGAGGCCGCCCAGGAACTCGACCTCGGCGTCGTCGCCTTCGACAAGGAAACGCTGCTCGAGCACGAGGGGCCGACGCCCTCGAAATCGAAGGAGCTGATCGGCTGGCCCGGCGTCTCCGAGGCCTCGGCGATCGCCGGCGGTGCCGAGCAGGAACTCGTACTCGAGAAGATCGGTTACGAAAACGAGGTTACGGTGGCGATCGGTCGATGAGCGTCGACGATTCAGCTGCCGATACCAGTGACGGCACCCCCGACGACCACGGCACCCTCTACGTCGTCGGCATCGGTCCGGGCCTGCCGGATCACATGACCGCGAAGGCAAAGCGCGTCATCGAATCCTCGGAGGTCGTCATCGCCTCGAGTCTCTACCAGGAGTTCCTGCGCGATGACGGGACCCTTCCGCCTGAGGACGCCGTCGACGACGAAGGATTCGCGACTCGAGATGACGGCTTCGAACAGGAGATCGTCCGCTCGACGATGGGCCGACAGATCGAACTCGCCCGCGCGGCGTTCGATTACGTCCGCGAGGGGAAAGACGTCGCTCACGTCTCGGGTGGCGATCCCTCGGTCTACGGCAAGTCCGACCTCATCTTCAAGATGGCCGAGGAGGAGGACGCTACCGACGTGCCGATCGAAATCGTCCCCGGAATCACGGCCGCACTGGGCGGGTCGGCAAACGTCGGCGCGCCGCTTTGCAACGACTTCTGTACGATCTCGCTGTCGGACAAGTGGCGCGGCTGGGACGAGATCGAGGAAAAGCTTCGCGCAGCCGCAATCAGCGACTTCGTGATCGTCCTCTACAACTGCTGGCGAAACTACGAGAAGGCGGTCGATATCGTTCGCGAAGAGCGAACCGACGACGCCCTCGTGGCTATCGTCAACGACGCCGGCCGCGCGGACGCCGGCCGAAACGGCGAGAGCGAGTTCGTCACCACCCTCGGCGAGGCCGCCGACCACGACGACAAGGTCTCCGGGATGGGCACCTCGTTGATCATCGGCAACCACGAGACCGAAACCTGGCGCAACGACGACCGAACGTACCTCGTCACCCCGCGCGGCGGGCGTGACGTCGACGATTTCTAACGAGACACAGAATCCAACCATGAGCACTGACACAAACGCAGACGCCGACGAATCGACCTCTAAATGCGGTGCCTCGAGTACCACTGAAACCGAGACCGAAACCAGGACTGAATCCGAGGCCTCGAGCACCTCGAAGTGCGGTGCCTCCTCGAGCAACACGAGCGACGACTCGGGCTCCAAATGCGGGGCCTCGAGCGCCTCGTCTTCGGACTCGTCGGGATCGAAGTGTGGCGCCTCGAGTTCGGACGACGACTCGAGCAGCAACGAACAGGAGGTCGGCGCGAAAGTCGACGATTTCGACGCCGATCCCGGCCAGCTAACCGCCGTCGGACTCGGCCCCGGCCACGCGGAGGGGATGACCGAGCGAGCCAAGACGGCGCTGCTCGAGGCCGACCACATCGTCGGCTACACGACCTACATCGAACTCATTCCGGACGAGATCACCGAGCAGGCCGACGACATCTACGACACGCCGATGTGTGGAGAGGTCTCCCGAACCGAGGAGTCCATCGACCGCACGCTCGCGGGCAACGACGTCGCCATCGTCGGCAGCGGCGACCCCAACGTCTACGCGCTGGCGGGGCTGGCGCTCGAGATCCTCGAGTCCAAGGGCGCGACGGCCTCGATGGTCGACTTCGACGTGATCCCGGGCGTGCCGGCGGCCCAATCCTGTGCGGCCCGCCTGGGCGCGCCGCTGGTGAACGACACCGTCTCGGTCTCCTTGTCGGATCACCTCGTGCCCATGCCCGAGATCGAGTCGCGGCTGCACTCCGTGGCCAGCGAGAGCTTCACGATCACGATCTACAATCCGTGGAGTCGCAAGCGCCGCGACAACTTCCAGAAGTGCTGTGAGATCCTGCTCACGCACCGCGAGCCGGACACGCCGGTCGGCATCGTCCACGGCGCGGGCCGCGAGGACGAGCAGGTGATGATCACCGAACTCGCCGAACTCGAGGAGTTGGGCGAGAGCGAGATTATCGACATGACGACGACCATCGTCGTCGGCACCGAGGACACCTACGTCTGGGACGACCGGATGGTGACGCCGCGGGGCTACGAGACGAAGTACGACTACTGAGCGACCGATTCGACCAGCGACACGAACCCAACAACCAATGTCACGATACGAAGTTACCATCGAGAAAGACGCCTGCGACGGCATCTTCGCCTGCCTGACGCGCGACCCGCGATTTGTCGAGGGCGAGGACGGCCTCGCAACGATCGACCCGAGCGCGGATCCCGTCTACGACTGCGAGGGCGAGGTTACCGACACCGCCGAGCGCGTCGTCGCGACGTTCGACGACGACCGCATCGACGAAGCGAAGCAGGCCGCCGCAGCCTGTCCGACGGACGCGATCATCGTCGAAGAGGTGGGCAAATGAGCGAGACACAGCCCACAGGCGACGAGGACGCGCTCGAGATCGAGGTTCCAGCCGATCCGCTCGCGGGCCACCCCGCGTCGGCGTACCTCTGGGGCCATGTCGCCGGAAGCGGCGACGTTGCTACCGATCAGATCGAGGTCGTGACTAACGACGAGTCGTCCGCACAGGTCCTCGCCGCGATTGCGGGCGGCAACCTCGAGCACGAGACGACCAGTCGAGACTACGCGCACGATACGTCGATCACCCGAACGGAGGACGAGTACACGCTCTCGATCGGCGGGGGTGAGGGCGATAGCGACTCGACCCTGCTGGGACGCAACGGCGCACTGGGCCTCCCCGTCGACGGCCGCGGACACTACCGTTTCGGCGCGTTCTCGAGTCACGACCGAGAGCTCCTCCGCGGACTGCTCGAGGGCTGTGGCACGATCTGCTTCAAGTCCTCGAGCGGAACGGTCGGCATCTCGTTCGTCCACGAGGATCGAGAGTTGCTCGAGTTAGTTCGGGAGTTGATCGACGACTGTCCCGTGGACGCGCCCTACGGCGACCTCGGAGAGACTTCCTCGGGCGGCTACTGGTTCGGCGTCGACGACGAGGCCGCCCCCGCCTTCGGGACGTGGCTCTACGAGAACTGCGGGGAGACCGGCCTGTTCGCACCGAGTCGACGACGCAAACTCGAGGCCAGCCTCGAGCAGGCCGAATCGTACGACGACTAGCGGTTTCGATACACTACCACGATGAGCACACCCGACGAGTCACGATCCGCGATGTCGACGGCCGCTTTCGACGACGAGGCCGTCCTCCTGATCGGTCACGGCTCGCGTCGAGAGAAATCGAACGATCAGGTCCGCGAACTCGCAGCGGGCCTCGAGTCCCGTCTCGGAATCCCGGTCGACGTCGCTTTCCTCGAGCTCGCGGAGCCGTCGATCGACGAGGCCGTATCCGGGCTCGCGCCGGTCGCCTCGCAGGTGACGGCCGTCCACTGCTCGCTGTTCGCCGCGAGTCACGTCAAGAACGACGTGCCACTGGCCATCGAGCAGGCCCGCGGACGCTACGACCTCGAGATCGACACCGGCGCGCACCTGGGCATTCATCCAGCGATTTTGGACCTGCTGGACGATCGGGCCGGCGCGGTCGAAGCCGAATTGGGCGTCGACCGCACCGAAGACGACGTCGCCGTCGTGCTCTGCGGTCGGGGCTCGAGCGATCCGGACGCCAACGGCGACGTGCACAAACTCGCCCGACTGCTCTACGAGGGCCGCGAGTTCGACCGCGTCGAGGCGTCGTTTATCGGCGTCACGGAGCCGACGCTCGAGGAGAGCCTTCACGGGCTCTCCAAGCATCGACCCGACGCGGTCGTCGTCCTGCCGTACATGCTCGGCGACGGCGTGCTCACCCAGCGCGTTCGCGACTGGACGGGCGAGTTCGACGACGAGTACCCCTACGTCGACGCGCTGGCCGGGGACCCGTTGGGAACCGACTCCCGGCTGCTCGACGTCTTCGCCGATCGCTGGCAAGAAGCGCGCAGCGACAGCGTGGAGATGTCCTGTGACACCTGTAAGTACAAGGTCGACCTCGAGGGCTACGAGGAAGACGTCGGCGGCGCTCGCGCCATGTTGCGCGCGCTGGCTCATCAGGACGCCCACGCGGACCGGGAGAACGTCGACGATGAGCC includes:
- the cbiG gene encoding cobalt-precorrin 5A hydrolase; protein product: MSSGTKNTDETGDSSSSTDSGGHCSTADSDGEVAEEIAIISFGRKMETAEEIQAELEDRYEQIDIIEYHGTVFEEHWGEYDCFIGLMASGIAMRKTAHLLDDKWEDPAICVVDEELTWAIPITGGHHGANQVAQDLATMGAVPAMTTASEAAGKQGVESRAKAMDTHVVNGDSTVKTNLAVLDDNLGPVERLEGPKAVLVGDDVTVLKRNKADGIVIGTGSVSGASKESFIAAWKEALEQTEYDLSDVEFVGTATRKEDEEGLLEAAQELDLGVVAFDKETLLEHEGPTPSKSKELIGWPGVSEASAIAGGAEQELVLEKIGYENEVTVAIGR
- the cobJ gene encoding precorrin-3B C(17)-methyltransferase, giving the protein MSTDTNADADESTSKCGASSTTETETETRTESEASSTSKCGASSSNTSDDSGSKCGASSASSSDSSGSKCGASSSDDDSSSNEQEVGAKVDDFDADPGQLTAVGLGPGHAEGMTERAKTALLEADHIVGYTTYIELIPDEITEQADDIYDTPMCGEVSRTEESIDRTLAGNDVAIVGSGDPNVYALAGLALEILESKGATASMVDFDVIPGVPAAQSCAARLGAPLVNDTVSVSLSDHLVPMPEIESRLHSVASESFTITIYNPWSRKRRDNFQKCCEILLTHREPDTPVGIVHGAGREDEQVMITELAELEELGESEIIDMTTTIVVGTEDTYVWDDRMVTPRGYETKYDY
- a CDS encoding precorrin-3B C(17)-methyltransferase; protein product: MSVDDSAADTSDGTPDDHGTLYVVGIGPGLPDHMTAKAKRVIESSEVVIASSLYQEFLRDDGTLPPEDAVDDEGFATRDDGFEQEIVRSTMGRQIELARAAFDYVREGKDVAHVSGGDPSVYGKSDLIFKMAEEEDATDVPIEIVPGITAALGGSANVGAPLCNDFCTISLSDKWRGWDEIEEKLRAAAISDFVIVLYNCWRNYEKAVDIVREERTDDALVAIVNDAGRADAGRNGESEFVTTLGEAADHDDKVSGMGTSLIIGNHETETWRNDDRTYLVTPRGGRDVDDF
- a CDS encoding ferredoxin encodes the protein MSRYEVTIEKDACDGIFACLTRDPRFVEGEDGLATIDPSADPVYDCEGEVTDTAERVVATFDDDRIDEAKQAAAACPTDAIIVEEVGK
- a CDS encoding CbiX/SirB N-terminal domain-containing protein — encoded protein: MSTPDESRSAMSTAAFDDEAVLLIGHGSRREKSNDQVRELAAGLESRLGIPVDVAFLELAEPSIDEAVSGLAPVASQVTAVHCSLFAASHVKNDVPLAIEQARGRYDLEIDTGAHLGIHPAILDLLDDRAGAVEAELGVDRTEDDVAVVLCGRGSSDPDANGDVHKLARLLYEGREFDRVEASFIGVTEPTLEESLHGLSKHRPDAVVVLPYMLGDGVLTQRVRDWTGEFDDEYPYVDALAGDPLGTDSRLLDVFADRWQEARSDSVEMSCDTCKYKVDLEGYEEDVGGARAMLRALAHQDAHADRENVDDEPHTHDAPAKHVTVCTNRTCADMGSPAVLERLRQEARDSEHCDARITRSSCLGRCGDGPMVAVYPDGVWYGDVESEDAERIVGDHLDRDRIVSDLVDQTL
- a CDS encoding cobalamin biosynthesis protein, translating into MSETQPTGDEDALEIEVPADPLAGHPASAYLWGHVAGSGDVATDQIEVVTNDESSAQVLAAIAGGNLEHETTSRDYAHDTSITRTEDEYTLSIGGGEGDSDSTLLGRNGALGLPVDGRGHYRFGAFSSHDRELLRGLLEGCGTICFKSSSGTVGISFVHEDRELLELVRELIDDCPVDAPYGDLGETSSGGYWFGVDDEAAPAFGTWLYENCGETGLFAPSRRRKLEASLEQAESYDD